A region from the Diorhabda sublineata isolate icDioSubl1.1 chromosome X, icDioSubl1.1, whole genome shotgun sequence genome encodes:
- the LOC130451370 gene encoding actin nucleation-promoting factor WASL-like, whose translation MAPALENSYCGLLTNEENLQIFKLLGNRCQTLCTTVVQLYLTKPPDHTQWFKKTTGVLCFVKDNTKKNFFFRLFCIQRNMKIWEHEMYNNMEYIDATPFFHYFEGENCHVAFNFANIEDARDLRIVVHQKIHARKKREEKRCKQISQSHTLPPPKTNADIMNYKKTLDPSAQQAKRRRNITKADIGIPRDFKHISHVGWDSTHGFDVDTEDEQLKAFFKKAGVSEQQLQDKSTREYIYDFINRNGGREAIEQTNRSAEIISPPPAVPPRVPSGSRHSHLRNAPPPPIPNKNTNNNVTPRKPRMDVPPPKKPAPTPNVGTSPVPAAPSAPAPPPPPPPPPMLKEINSSKGMSSGLTPPQPPSGPNAALLENIRNGTTLKSVDDRKMPLPAQDDARSDLLSEIRKGCKLRSVDERNIKPNSVPIKGDDLASALARALSKRSEFIHSEDDDDKSDSSSTASDWDD comes from the exons ATGGCACCTGCCCTAGAAAATAGCTATTGTGGTCTTTtaacaaatgaagaaaatttacaaatattcaaattactgGGTAATCGCTGCCAGACCCTATGTACAACAGTGGTTCAATTATATTTGACGAAACCTCCAGACCATACACAATGGTTCAAAAAGACTACAG GTGTCCTCTGTTTTGTAAAGGACAATACAAAAAAGAACTTCTTTTTTCGCTTATTTTGCATTCAAAGGAATATGAAAATCTGGGAACATGAAATGTACAACAACATGGAGTATATTGATGCTACTCCATTTTTTCACTACTTTGAGGGTGAAAATTGTCATGTAGCCTTTAATTTTGCTAATATAGAAGATGCTCGAGATCTGCGAATAGTTGTACATCAAAAAATTCATGCAAGAAAAAAACGCGAAGAAAAAAGATGTAAACAGATTAGTCAGAGTCATACACTTCCTCCTCCAAAAACAAATGCAGatattatgaattataaaaagaCACTAGATCCTTCTGCTCAACAAGCTAAAAGGAGAAGAAACATTACAAAAGCAGATATAGGAATTCCAAGGGATTTTAAGCATATTTCACATGTTGGATGGGATTCTACACATGGATTTGATGTTGATACTGAAGATGAACAACTTAAggcattttttaaaaag GCAGGTGTATCTGAACAACAGTTACAAGATAAAAGTACCAGAGAGTATATTTATGACTTTATCAATCGCAACGGAGGACGAGAAGCCATTGAACAAACAAACAGATCTGCAGAAATAATTTCTCCTCCACCAGCTGTACCACCGAGAGTACCTTCTGGATCAAGACATTCACATTTACGAAACGCTCCACCACCACCAATTCCAAACAAAAATACCAACAACAACGTTACTCCAAGAAAGCCAAGAATGGATGTTCCACCGCCAAAGAAACCAGCGCCCACTCCCAATGTTG GTACTTCGCCAGTTCCGGCAGCTCCTTCAGCACCGGCCCCACCACCACCTCCACCACCACCCCCTATGTTAAAGGAAATAAATAGTTCAAAAGGTATGAGCTCTGGATTAACACCACCTCAGCCTCCATCAGGACCAAATGCTGCTTTATTAGAGAACATTAGAAATGGTACAACTCTAAAA TCTGTGGATGACAGAAAAATGCCTTTGCCAGCTCAAGATGATGCTAGAAGTGACTTACTAAGTGAGATCAGAAAAGGTTGTAAGCTGAGGTCGGTGGATGAGCGTAACATCAAACCAAATTCGGTGCCAATCAAAGGAGATGATTTAGCTAGCGCATTAGCTAGAGCATTGAGTAAGAGGAGCGAATTTATACATTCCGAAGACGATGATGATAAATCTGACTCGTCTTCGACTGCTTCCGATTGGGATGATTGA